A window from Corynebacterium accolens encodes these proteins:
- the truA gene encoding tRNA pseudouridine(38-40) synthase TruA — protein sequence MTEAAPIADEGPAEGFVRLRLDLAYDGTDFHGWAKQKGGLRTVQGVLEEQLAMIARTEVPLTVAGRTDAGVHARGQVAHVDVPQEMLEQRSVGGDPGKLVRRLAKLLPEDVRVHGCEVAPEGFDARFSALRRHYVYRITTSPRGALPTRARDTAEWFKPVDIDAMQDAANALVGLHDFAAFCKAKPNATTIRELQEFSWQDVSTPEEPQLFEARVTADAFCWSMVRSLVGCCLSVGEGRMDVDFAAALLQETKRSSRIPVAPARGLSLVQVDYPEAGDMSARAHMTREKRTTL from the coding sequence ATGACTGAAGCAGCACCGATCGCAGATGAGGGACCAGCGGAAGGATTCGTTCGGCTCCGGTTAGACCTGGCCTATGACGGCACCGATTTCCACGGCTGGGCTAAGCAAAAGGGCGGACTGCGTACCGTCCAGGGCGTGCTCGAGGAGCAGCTGGCCATGATCGCGCGCACGGAGGTGCCGCTGACGGTGGCCGGACGTACGGATGCGGGCGTCCATGCCCGCGGGCAGGTGGCGCACGTGGACGTACCGCAAGAGATGTTGGAACAACGGTCCGTAGGAGGCGATCCGGGAAAGTTAGTGCGCAGGCTTGCCAAGCTGTTGCCGGAAGACGTCCGGGTGCACGGCTGCGAGGTGGCGCCGGAAGGTTTTGATGCCCGATTTTCTGCGCTGCGTAGGCACTACGTGTACCGGATAACCACCAGCCCGCGGGGTGCGCTGCCGACGCGGGCGCGCGATACGGCCGAATGGTTCAAACCGGTAGACATCGATGCCATGCAGGATGCGGCCAACGCGCTGGTAGGCCTGCACGATTTTGCGGCCTTTTGCAAGGCCAAGCCGAATGCCACCACCATTCGAGAATTACAGGAATTTAGCTGGCAGGATGTCTCGACACCGGAAGAACCGCAGCTCTTTGAAGCCCGGGTGACCGCGGACGCCTTCTGCTGGTCGATGGTGCGCTCTTTGGTGGGCTGTTGCTTAAGCGTTGGGGAAGGCCGCATGGACGTCGACTTTGCCGCGGCATTGCTTCAGGAAACCAAGCGCTCCTCTCGCATTCCCGTAGCACCGGCGAGGGGCTTGTCCTTAGTACAAGTGGATTACCCGGAGGCGGGCGACATGTCCGCGCGCGCGCATATGACGAGGGAAAAGCGCACGACCTTGTGA
- a CDS encoding S8 family serine peptidase: MHHNRSRRSSVLPGFSGSSRLAACALTACVLAETGGFIAAAPIAGAREPDRECATAHPSPLAPEPSEDQRAYRSQLHSFATGEGIKVAVIDTGVAHHDQLPNLTAGADLVTPEEPDPHRDCDLHGTVVAGIIAGHDIGIAPRSEIRAIRQTSAHYRQYDGTAGESDEDSTTGSLDTLASAIDHAVEDNAQVINISVVSCVPAKTAQRIDSSRLDEALGHAEDAGAVVIAASGNISSGTCEEGDHVFPADSPTVLSISAQEDAHALAEYSLTPADGPQLSAHGFVPLALNPAGGWADGKNQQDSLAQFHGTSFAAPVVSGTAALLAERYPDASAADIRQRLLSAGEPGNGFIDPLAALTHIDGEYAAPARDLTIQPAKDEHSPAASRTGWVIGGLVLLLTGLTVARGLRRAKSA; this comes from the coding sequence ATGCACCACAATCGCTCGCGTCGTTCTTCCGTACTACCTGGTTTCAGCGGCAGTTCAAGGCTTGCTGCTTGTGCCCTCACCGCGTGTGTCCTCGCCGAAACCGGCGGCTTCATCGCAGCAGCTCCCATCGCGGGCGCGCGGGAACCGGACCGGGAATGCGCCACCGCGCATCCTTCTCCCCTAGCGCCAGAACCTTCCGAGGATCAGCGCGCCTACCGCTCCCAGCTGCATTCCTTTGCCACGGGCGAGGGCATTAAGGTAGCCGTCATCGATACCGGCGTTGCCCACCACGATCAGCTGCCGAATCTCACCGCAGGCGCGGACCTAGTCACTCCGGAAGAACCGGATCCGCACCGGGATTGCGACCTGCACGGCACCGTTGTAGCCGGCATCATTGCCGGGCACGATATTGGCATCGCCCCGCGATCTGAGATCCGCGCCATCCGCCAAACCAGCGCGCATTATCGCCAATACGATGGCACGGCCGGCGAGTCCGACGAGGACAGCACTACCGGCTCGCTCGACACATTGGCCAGCGCCATCGATCATGCCGTGGAGGACAACGCCCAGGTCATCAATATTTCCGTCGTGTCCTGCGTTCCAGCGAAGACCGCGCAGCGCATCGATAGCTCCCGCTTGGATGAGGCGCTCGGCCACGCGGAAGATGCCGGCGCGGTAGTCATCGCAGCCTCCGGCAATATTTCCTCCGGCACCTGCGAAGAAGGCGATCACGTCTTTCCCGCTGATTCACCGACCGTATTATCCATTAGCGCCCAAGAGGATGCCCACGCGCTGGCGGAGTACTCCCTCACGCCTGCCGATGGCCCACAATTATCCGCCCACGGCTTCGTCCCTTTAGCGCTTAATCCCGCCGGTGGCTGGGCAGACGGGAAGAACCAACAGGATTCCCTGGCGCAGTTTCATGGCACCTCGTTCGCGGCTCCGGTGGTTAGCGGCACCGCCGCCTTATTAGCCGAGCGCTACCCAGACGCCAGCGCCGCCGATATACGCCAACGTCTCCTCTCTGCCGGCGAGCCCGGCAACGGTTTCATCGACCCGCTCGCCGCCCTGACCCATATCGATGGCGAATATGCCGCACCCGCGCGCGATCTGACCATCCAACCCGCCAAAGACGAACACTCCCCAGCGGCGAGCCGTACCGGGTGGGTGATCGGCGGGTTAGTCCTGCTGCTGACCGGCCTGACGGTTGCCCGCGGGCTACGCCGAGCCAAGTCGGCCTAG
- the eccB gene encoding type VII secretion protein EccB, whose protein sequence is MARPLPTTKAQVSGHKFLRRRVEHGLVLGDTRMIHDPLARRRKAMIFGGVGVAFLAVGSGLLAWLQPSPQPGDAPIVRSEQGQLFVDVNDTYHPVYNLSSARIIAGEAAEAQTIGDEHLREASLGTPVGISDAPGYLAAPGETPQRSWAACLAGHDEQPADNPTSIDSQQVAQEEVIVVADPPQEGFGEERAALAETDGTQWLLTADGRVRLPDAQSTEGRVIRRGIGIDGSTHAWPVPAELLNAFAEQPPLTFPDPLPDIMDTGQDQWARTDDGVAELSATQADMLVSYGATRKEASPREIGALADSPLNFRLPATTFDFVDPGEGWMCADSNGGAAMVTENPGTVALAGEGIADRFGGLSAGGVGVDTGHGYHVVSPTGQRHAVDNKELLEALGTGIGAEVPWEIIRLLPEASRLDRDEALQVSR, encoded by the coding sequence ATGGCACGTCCATTGCCAACGACGAAGGCCCAAGTCTCGGGCCATAAATTTTTGCGCCGCCGCGTGGAACACGGGCTCGTATTGGGCGATACGCGCATGATCCATGATCCGCTAGCCCGCCGCCGCAAGGCGATGATATTCGGCGGGGTAGGCGTGGCCTTTTTGGCCGTCGGTTCTGGGCTTTTAGCCTGGTTGCAGCCGAGCCCGCAGCCAGGGGACGCGCCCATCGTGCGCTCGGAACAGGGCCAGCTCTTCGTGGATGTCAACGATACGTACCACCCCGTTTACAACCTCTCTTCCGCGCGGATCATCGCCGGCGAGGCGGCCGAGGCGCAGACCATTGGGGACGAGCATTTACGCGAGGCCTCGTTGGGCACTCCCGTGGGGATTTCGGATGCGCCCGGCTATTTGGCCGCACCGGGCGAGACCCCGCAGCGCTCGTGGGCGGCGTGCCTTGCCGGACACGATGAGCAGCCTGCCGATAACCCCACCAGCATCGATAGCCAACAGGTGGCCCAAGAAGAGGTCATCGTGGTAGCGGATCCGCCGCAGGAGGGCTTTGGGGAGGAGCGTGCTGCGCTCGCAGAAACGGATGGCACGCAGTGGCTGCTCACCGCGGACGGGCGGGTGCGTTTACCCGATGCGCAGAGCACGGAGGGCCGGGTCATCCGCCGCGGGATTGGCATCGACGGGAGCACCCATGCCTGGCCCGTTCCCGCGGAATTGCTCAATGCCTTTGCGGAGCAGCCGCCGCTGACGTTTCCCGATCCGCTGCCGGACATCATGGATACCGGGCAGGATCAGTGGGCCCGGACGGACGACGGCGTCGCCGAGCTTTCCGCCACCCAGGCTGACATGCTGGTTAGCTACGGCGCGACGCGCAAAGAAGCCTCACCACGAGAGATAGGCGCGCTTGCCGATTCCCCCTTAAACTTCCGCCTGCCCGCCACCACCTTCGACTTCGTTGACCCAGGTGAGGGCTGGATGTGCGCCGATAGCAACGGTGGGGCAGCGATGGTGACTGAGAACCCCGGGACGGTAGCGCTCGCAGGTGAGGGCATAGCGGATCGCTTCGGTGGGCTATCGGCAGGAGGAGTTGGTGTGGATACCGGGCATGGCTATCACGTTGTCTCGCCGACGGGGCAGCGCCATGCGGTGGACAATAAGGAACTCTTGGAGGCCCTCGGCACCGGTATCGGGGCGGAGGTTCCGTGGGAAATCATCCGGCTACTGCCAGAAGCCTCGCGCTTGGACCGGGACGAAGCTCTGCAGGTCAGCCGCTAG
- the eccCa gene encoding type VII secretion protein EccCa encodes MLGIGETHIVEPLSMPLRDAPPPLPTGTIEAEEVPEAVRPQPVLLVRLLLPIVMIAAMLGMVALMVLGAGDSRHISPVSLMFPLMMLASMAMMFGPHNSGQDPDETRRTYLRHIKALREKALDNAGAQRAHELYRHPDPAGLEPLVGSRRMWERGPDDPDALEVRVGTGPTTLCTPINVPDSGATEDLDPVCAVSMRQAIKAVGTVPDMPVVIQLQAFRFLSFTGNNARDTVRALVMQLALAHGPETIGIEAIGGDWEWLKWLPHTREPDKARFRIVLVDALLTTGTEDFFHGDSYTTVIEVDGAPSSALSLRAEQEGLCLVAADTLQAVTAAGVEELGTPDSLGTASATIMARRMAVFRRPDSTSGRRGNDLLGLLGYSGVDELAASGMWHGRDGASRLMVPIGIDSIGQPVTVDLKESAHGGMGPHGLCIGATGSGKSELLRTLVTALAATHSPDELNLVLVDFKGGATFLGCDRLPHTSAVITNLEEESTLVERMYDAISGEMNRRQELLRTAGNFANVGEYNASADAVRDYGPLPALVIVVDEFSELLGQHPDFAELFVAVGRLGRSLHVHLLLASQRLEEGRLRGLDSHLSYRIGLKTFSSAESRQVLGVTDAYHLPGQPGAGYLKSDAEDLTRFQASYVSGPLARRAAPGTGTHAATDQDGNPAGPPRRVELFTGWAQDDAAAQNSPSVVMDESTSVLTEVVRAAGEEAAARGQEAHRIWLPPLPPVIELSSLDMENAGSTAGQLSAPIGVIDRPYYQRQDQLVIDFHKHGGHLALCGGPQSGKSGALRTIVSSLALNRRPEDIRFYVIDLGGGQLAALDRLPHVAGVAGREEGEKIRRIVDEVAGFIRRPESRETFLIIDGWHHIGPSNAEFEDIAESITDIVADGASANVHVVIATSRWTTMRPAIRDLIANRLELRLGEALDSLIDRKLQQKLPSAPGRGLTQAGENMLLAHTSNQDIAHICRVHANAVPAPQLKMLPAVLTPEALAAHGEAPTGGIPWGIGGRDLSXLAWBPEREPHLVAIGAQGCGKSNFLAQVMRGISRLPREAARLVVIDQRRAHLGTLDQDMVAAYAATQSSAQEEIVNTVRTLEQRLPGPDITPEQLAARDWWAGPDIYVVVDDADLVSDIALAPLIDLLPHARDIGLHMVIARKSGGIGRALFGQFFSAVRDLQPAFLLFDADRDEGTIFGLKPSHQPPGRGQWSIRGENLGIAQVVYGEGEE; translated from the coding sequence ATGCTTGGGATCGGGGAAACCCACATCGTGGAGCCATTGTCCATGCCGCTTCGGGACGCGCCACCGCCGCTTCCCACCGGCACCATCGAGGCAGAGGAAGTTCCGGAAGCGGTGCGCCCACAGCCGGTGCTGCTGGTGCGCCTGCTGCTGCCCATCGTGATGATCGCCGCCATGCTGGGCATGGTGGCGTTGATGGTGCTGGGCGCGGGCGATTCGCGGCATATCAGCCCGGTATCCTTGATGTTTCCGCTGATGATGCTGGCCAGCATGGCCATGATGTTTGGGCCGCACAATAGCGGGCAGGACCCGGATGAAACCCGGCGGACTTACTTGCGCCACATTAAGGCGCTGCGGGAAAAGGCCCTGGATAATGCCGGTGCGCAGCGCGCACACGAGCTGTATCGGCACCCGGATCCGGCGGGGTTGGAACCGCTGGTGGGATCGCGGCGCATGTGGGAGCGCGGGCCTGATGATCCGGATGCCTTGGAGGTGCGCGTGGGCACTGGGCCCACCACGTTGTGCACGCCCATCAACGTGCCTGATTCTGGTGCGACCGAGGACCTGGACCCGGTCTGTGCGGTGAGCATGCGCCAGGCCATCAAGGCGGTGGGCACCGTGCCCGATATGCCGGTGGTGATCCAATTGCAGGCCTTTAGGTTTTTATCCTTTACCGGCAATAATGCCCGCGATACGGTGCGCGCCCTCGTCATGCAACTAGCCCTGGCGCACGGCCCCGAGACCATCGGGATCGAGGCCATCGGCGGCGATTGGGAGTGGCTGAAATGGCTGCCGCACACCCGGGAGCCGGACAAGGCGCGGTTTCGCATTGTGCTTGTCGATGCCCTCCTGACCACCGGCACCGAAGACTTCTTCCACGGCGATTCTTATACCACCGTCATTGAGGTAGATGGTGCGCCGTCGTCTGCGTTGAGCCTGCGCGCGGAACAAGAAGGCCTGTGCCTCGTCGCGGCGGATACCCTGCAGGCGGTCACGGCCGCGGGCGTGGAAGAACTGGGTACACCCGATAGTTTAGGTACTGCCTCGGCCACGATTATGGCCCGCCGGATGGCGGTCTTTCGCCGCCCCGATAGCACCTCTGGGCGCCGGGGCAATGATTTGCTGGGGCTGCTTGGTTACAGCGGCGTGGATGAGTTGGCAGCTAGCGGCATGTGGCACGGGCGCGATGGCGCCTCGCGGCTCATGGTGCCCATTGGCATCGATTCAATCGGGCAGCCGGTGACCGTGGATCTCAAAGAATCCGCGCACGGCGGAATGGGGCCGCACGGCCTGTGCATCGGGGCGACGGGCAGCGGTAAATCTGAGCTCCTGCGTACTCTTGTCACCGCGCTTGCTGCCACGCATAGCCCGGATGAACTCAACCTGGTGTTGGTGGACTTCAAGGGTGGTGCGACCTTCCTAGGCTGTGACCGCCTGCCGCATACCTCCGCGGTCATTACTAATCTTGAAGAAGAATCCACCCTGGTAGAGCGCATGTATGACGCCATTTCCGGGGAGATGAATCGCCGCCAAGAGCTCCTGCGCACCGCGGGAAACTTTGCCAATGTGGGCGAGTACAACGCCTCTGCGGATGCCGTGCGGGACTACGGCCCCTTGCCGGCGCTGGTCATCGTCGTGGACGAATTTTCCGAGCTCTTGGGCCAGCACCCGGATTTCGCCGAGCTCTTCGTTGCCGTGGGGCGCTTGGGGCGCAGCCTCCACGTGCACCTGCTTTTGGCCTCCCAAAGGCTTGAGGAAGGGCGCTTGCGGGGGCTGGACTCCCACTTGTCCTACAGAATCGGCCTGAAAACCTTTTCCTCCGCTGAATCCCGCCAGGTCCTTGGCGTCACCGATGCCTACCACCTTCCCGGCCAACCCGGCGCCGGCTACCTCAAATCCGATGCCGAGGATCTCACTCGGTTTCAGGCCTCCTACGTATCAGGGCCGCTCGCGCGCCGGGCTGCACCTGGCACGGGGACGCACGCGGCCACGGACCAAGATGGCAACCCTGCAGGGCCGCCGCGCCGGGTGGAGCTTTTTACAGGCTGGGCGCAGGACGATGCCGCTGCACAGAATTCGCCCTCGGTGGTCATGGATGAATCCACATCGGTTCTTACCGAGGTGGTTCGCGCCGCCGGTGAGGAGGCCGCCGCGCGGGGCCAGGAGGCCCACCGCATCTGGCTGCCACCGCTGCCGCCGGTCATCGAGCTTTCGTCCCTCGATATGGAGAATGCGGGTTCCACCGCAGGGCAACTATCCGCGCCGATTGGGGTCATCGATAGGCCTTACTACCAGCGCCAAGACCAATTGGTCATCGACTTTCACAAGCACGGCGGCCACCTTGCCCTGTGCGGGGGACCGCAATCCGGCAAGTCGGGCGCGCTGCGCACGATAGTCTCCTCCCTAGCACTCAACCGGCGGCCGGAAGATATCCGTTTTTATGTCATCGACTTGGGCGGTGGGCAGCTAGCCGCCCTCGACCGGCTACCGCACGTTGCCGGGGTAGCCGGGCGCGAAGAAGGCGAAAAGATCCGCCGCATCGTCGATGAGGTTGCCGGGTTTATTCGCCGGCCGGAATCGCGCGAGACCTTCTTGATTATCGATGGCTGGCACCACATCGGCCCATCCAATGCGGAGTTTGAGGATATAGCCGAATCCATCACGGATATCGTTGCGGACGGCGCCTCCGCCAACGTACACGTCGTCATCGCCACCTCCCGGTGGACCACGATGCGCCCGGCGATTAGGGATCTCATCGCAAACCGCCTCGAGCTGCGCTTAGGTGAGGCGCTCGATTCGCTTATTGACCGCAAGCTGCAGCAAAAACTGCCCAGCGCTCCGGGCAGGGGGCTGACACAGGCCGGCGAAAATATGCTGCTCGCGCACACCTCGAATCAAGATATTGCCCATATCTGCCGCGTGCATGCTAACGCCGTTCCCGCCCCGCAGCTGAAGATGTTGCCCGCGGTCCTGACCCCAGAGGCGCTGGCTGCCCATGGCGAAGCCCCCACTGGCGGCATCCCGTGGGGCATCGGCGGGCGCGACCTTTCCMCCYTGGCCTGGRATCCGGAGCGCGAACCACACCTGGTTGCCATCGGCGCCCAAGGCTGCGGCAAGTCCAACTTCTTGGCGCAGGTCATGCGCGGGATTAGCCGCCTTCCGCGCGAGGCGGCGCGACTGGTGGTCATCGATCAGCGCCGCGCCCATCTGGGCACGCTGGATCAGGACATGGTGGCGGCCTATGCCGCAACGCAATCCAGTGCGCAGGAGGAAATCGTCAATACCGTTCGCACGCTGGAACAACGCTTGCCGGGACCGGATATCACCCCAGAGCAGCTCGCCGCCCGCGATTGGTGGGCGGGCCCGGATATTTACGTGGTGGTAGATGATGCGGACTTGGTCAGCGATATCGCCCTCGCGCCCTTGATCGATCTCTTGCCGCACGCGCGGGACATCGGCTTGCACATGGTCATCGCCCGAAAATCCGGCGGCATCGGCCGGGCGCTGTTCGGTCAGTTCTTTTCCGCGGTGCGCGACCTGCAACCCGCATTCCTGCTTTTCGATGCCGACCGCGATGAAGGCACCATCTTCGGGCTCAAGCCCAGCCACCAGCCGCCTGGGCGCGGGCAATGGAGCATCCGCGGCGAAAACTTGGGAATCGCCCAGGTGGTTTACGGGGAAGGAGAAGAATAA
- a CDS encoding DNA-directed RNA polymerase subunit alpha, translating to MLISQRPQLTEEFIDSSRSKFVIEPLEPGFGYTLGNSLRRTLLSSIPGAAVTSIKIDGVLHEFTTINGVKEDVSEIILNIKSMVLSSDFDEPVVMYLSKEGPGDVTAGDIQPPAGVEIHNPDLHIASLNDTAKLDIELVVERGRGYVPAAATSGEIGRIPIDQIYSPVLKVSYKVEATRVEQRTDFDKLTIDVETKNSISARDALASAGGTLVELFGLARELNNAAEGIEIGPSPQETEYIAAYGMPIEDLNFSVRSYNCLKRQEIHTVGELAECTESDLLDIRNFGQKSINEVKIKLANLGLALKDTPEDFDPTQLEGYDAETGDFKDPAADDSE from the coding sequence ATGCTCATTTCCCAGCGTCCTCAGCTCACCGAGGAATTCATCGACTCGTCTCGTTCCAAGTTCGTTATCGAACCGCTCGAGCCGGGCTTTGGTTACACCCTCGGTAACTCGCTGCGTCGCACCCTGCTGTCGTCCATCCCGGGCGCAGCGGTAACCTCCATCAAGATTGATGGTGTGCTCCACGAGTTCACCACCATCAACGGTGTGAAGGAAGACGTTTCTGAGATCATCTTGAACATCAAGAGCATGGTCCTGTCCTCCGACTTCGATGAGCCGGTGGTTATGTACCTGAGCAAGGAAGGCCCTGGTGATGTCACCGCGGGCGATATCCAGCCGCCGGCTGGCGTGGAGATCCACAATCCGGATCTGCACATCGCTTCGCTGAATGACACCGCTAAGCTGGACATTGAGCTCGTCGTTGAGCGCGGCCGTGGCTACGTCCCGGCTGCCGCAACCTCTGGGGAAATCGGCCGTATTCCAATCGACCAGATCTACTCCCCAGTGCTGAAGGTCTCCTACAAGGTCGAAGCTACTCGTGTTGAGCAGCGCACCGACTTTGACAAGCTGACCATCGACGTCGAAACCAAGAACTCGATTTCCGCCCGCGATGCCCTGGCTTCTGCCGGCGGCACCTTGGTCGAACTGTTCGGCCTGGCACGCGAGCTGAACAACGCAGCCGAAGGCATCGAGATCGGCCCCTCCCCGCAGGAGACCGAGTATATCGCCGCCTACGGCATGCCTATCGAGGACTTGAACTTCTCCGTTCGCTCCTATAACTGCCTGAAGCGTCAGGAAATCCACACCGTCGGCGAGCTTGCAGAATGCACCGAGTCCGACCTGCTGGATATCCGCAACTTCGGTCAGAAGTCGATTAATGAGGTAAAGATCAAGCTGGCTAACTTGGGCCTTGCTCTGAAGGACACCCCTGAGGACTTCGACCCCACCCAGCTCGAGGGCTACGACGCAGAAACCGGTGACTTCAAGGACCCGGCTGCGGACGATTCCGAGTAA
- a CDS encoding type VII secretion integral membrane protein EccD gives MTAPTAHHLRLTIRIHADSFHKEADVALPLSSSLGELMAELTDLVDAPAIDSPWRASTASGRTIDLTAPLAATPLAEGSILVLSPREERPAPVIRDAAESLAAQSRDDTTSAIPIVWAWTGLAAAFAVAWVLSLPAVACAGLAIAAFVLALWTRALSLVMLTLAAGAASGWALISPALADAPYAALSTSATLLAALLACHLTRLSTVRITSGVLTIAGLVLIAAVSYLLPGLSGNSGIGTSHGTAAAAGTVIAGVIVLATAPALTIATAGLKVPQLPTAGQDLAVSDELQPDVDDRATRAGYAYEGICCAIALCLIPALIALSFTGTGTLVATDGTVNEAGDASIGSRIAVLFGTGLTGLGFVQALCVSVAGTVVMHAARHGRVLASWALMLVAMVACLTACLCAVHAIATNGLAGAWAPTAVAALLLAAMLSAPLWTAKMSEVEPTTIAWFERIESLTIAACLPLAAHLAGIFELIRGLG, from the coding sequence ATGACCGCTCCAACGGCGCATCACCTGCGCCTTACCATCCGCATCCACGCAGACTCCTTCCACAAGGAAGCAGACGTGGCATTGCCATTAAGCTCCAGCCTCGGCGAGCTCATGGCAGAACTTACCGATCTTGTCGATGCACCCGCGATCGACTCACCCTGGCGCGCCAGCACGGCATCCGGGCGCACCATCGACCTCACCGCACCGCTTGCCGCCACGCCGCTTGCGGAAGGCTCCATCCTGGTGCTCTCCCCGCGCGAGGAGCGGCCCGCGCCCGTAATCCGCGATGCGGCCGAATCCCTCGCCGCCCAAAGCCGCGACGACACCACCTCCGCCATTCCCATCGTCTGGGCGTGGACTGGGCTTGCCGCGGCCTTCGCCGTGGCCTGGGTGCTCTCACTTCCGGCGGTGGCCTGCGCCGGGCTCGCCATCGCGGCCTTCGTGCTCGCGCTGTGGACGCGGGCGCTATCGCTTGTCATGCTCACCCTGGCGGCAGGGGCGGCGAGCGGGTGGGCGCTTATTTCGCCCGCGCTTGCCGATGCCCCCTATGCCGCCCTCAGCACCAGCGCCACCCTCCTCGCGGCGTTATTGGCCTGCCACCTCACCCGGTTAAGCACGGTACGCATTACCTCCGGTGTGCTCACCATCGCCGGGCTAGTGCTCATTGCGGCCGTGAGCTACCTGCTTCCTGGGCTCAGTGGGAATTCGGGCATCGGCACGAGCCACGGCACCGCAGCGGCCGCGGGCACCGTTATCGCAGGCGTCATTGTGCTTGCCACCGCCCCCGCGCTGACCATCGCCACCGCGGGACTCAAGGTGCCGCAATTGCCCACCGCAGGCCAAGACCTCGCCGTATCGGATGAACTCCAGCCCGATGTGGACGATCGCGCCACCCGCGCCGGGTACGCCTACGAGGGCATCTGCTGCGCAATCGCGCTCTGCCTCATCCCGGCCCTTATCGCGCTCAGTTTCACCGGCACCGGCACCCTCGTGGCCACGGACGGGACCGTGAACGAGGCGGGAGACGCTTCCATCGGTTCTCGCATAGCCGTGCTCTTCGGCACCGGTTTAACCGGGCTCGGCTTCGTCCAAGCGCTCTGCGTCTCTGTTGCCGGAACGGTGGTCATGCACGCCGCGCGTCACGGGCGCGTGCTTGCCAGCTGGGCTCTCATGCTCGTCGCTATGGTTGCCTGCCTCACCGCCTGCTTGTGCGCCGTGCATGCGATTGCCACCAATGGGCTTGCCGGCGCTTGGGCGCCGACGGCGGTCGCCGCCCTCCTGCTTGCCGCGATGTTAAGCGCACCACTGTGGACGGCCAAAATGAGCGAGGTGGAACCAACAACCATCGCCTGGTTCGAACGCATCGAGTCCCTGACCATCGCCGCCTGCCTGCCGCTTGCCGCGCACCTCGCCGGGATCTTCGAGCTCATTCGGGGGCTAGGATAA
- the rpsD gene encoding 30S ribosomal protein S4: MARYIGPATRVSRRLRVDLVGGDMAFERRPYPPGQAGRNRIKESEYLLQLQEKQKAKYTYGVLERQFRRYYTEANRXPGKTGDNLVILXETRLDNVVYRAGLARTRRQARQLVSHGHFTVNGKNINIPSYRVTQYDIIDVRPRSQKMEWFEDAQDALIDANVPAWLQVVPDTLRILVHQLPERAQIDIPLQEQLIVELYSK, translated from the coding sequence ATGGCTCGTTACATTGGCCCCGCTACCCGCGTATCCCGCCGTCTTCGCGTCGACTTGGTCGGCGGAGACATGGCATTCGAGCGCCGCCCGTACCCTCCGGGACAGGCTGGCCGCAACCGCATCAAGGAATCTGAGTACCTGCTGCAGCTCCAGGAGAAGCAGAAGGCAAAGTACACCTACGGTGTGCTGGAGCGTCAGTTCCGCCGCTACTACACCGAGGCTAACCGCCYCCCAGGCAAGACCGGTGACAACCTGGTCATCCTGCKGGAGACCCGCCTCGACAACGTGGTTTACCGCGCCGGTCTGGCACGCACCCGCCGCCAGGCTCGCCAGCTCGTTTCCCACGGTCACTTCACCGTGAACGGCAAGAACATCAACATCCCGTCCTACCGGGTTACGCAGTACGACATCATCGATGTCCGCCCGCGGTCCCAGAAGATGGAATGGTTCGAAGACGCTCAGGACGCTCTTATCGATGCCAACGTACCGGCATGGTTGCAGGTCGTTCCTGATACGCTGCGCATCCTCGTGCACCAGTTGCCCGAGCGCGCTCAGATCGACATTCCGCTGCAAGAGCAGCTCATCGTCGAGCTTTACTCGAAGTAA
- the rplQ gene encoding 50S ribosomal protein L17: protein MPTPKKGARLGGSAKQQAHMLSNLAASLIEHGAIKTTDAKAKVLRPYVEKIITKAKSGTIADRRAVLKLIPRKDVVSHLFDEVAPKFENREGGYTRTIKLDNRTGDNAPMSQISLVLEETVTSEANRATRAAASKAAEAEEAQADEAAETEAPAEDTAAENTSAEESEEK, encoded by the coding sequence ATGCCTACCCCGAAGAAGGGTGCCCGTCTCGGTGGCTCCGCCAAGCAGCAAGCTCACATGCTGAGCAACTTGGCAGCTAGCCTGATCGAGCACGGCGCCATCAAGACCACCGATGCCAAGGCGAAGGTTCTTCGCCCGTACGTCGAAAAGATCATCACCAAGGCTAAGTCCGGCACCATTGCTGACCGCCGCGCAGTGCTGAAGCTCATCCCGCGCAAGGATGTTGTTTCCCACCTGTTCGACGAGGTTGCACCGAAGTTTGAGAACCGTGAGGGTGGCTACACCCGCACCATCAAGCTGGACAACCGCACCGGTGATAACGCCCCGATGTCCCAGATCTCCCTCGTTCTTGAGGAGACCGTGACCTCCGAGGCTAACCGCGCTACCCGCGCTGCCGCTTCCAAGGCCGCTGAGGCTGAAGAAGCTCAGGCAGACGAGGCTGCAGAGACCGAGGCTCCGGCCGAGGACACCGCAGCTGAGAACACCTCTGCTGAGGAGTCCGAGGAGAAGTAA